The DNA region TAAACGATTGTCTAAGCCTAATTCTCTAAACTTCAAAGTGCTCTCCTAAGTAGGGGGTAGTCCGCTTCCTATTCAAGAGTAGATAATAAGAAACGCGCTATATAAAAATCTGGCTCATAATACCCTACTTGACGATTTAGATCACAAAATATCCTGTGATTCGACACTAAATAGCGCACAAATTGTTGGCAATTGACTAATTTTTATAAATTATTCGAACATATTTTATTCTACGTCTACACTATTTATGCCAGCAGAAATAAGTGGCATTACTAAAAAAAATCAGGGAGTTCGTATGAATAATAAATTTTTACTCGCAGCAGGGGTTAGCTCGGTTTTATTATTAGCTGGTTGTGCCTCAGGTCCAGATGAAGAAACAACCGCTAAAATGGCCGATACCGATGCTAGAGTATCGAAACTAGAGCAAGACTTAGCCGCACTTAAAGCGGAACATGAAAAAGACTCTGCGGATAACAAAGCCACCGCGATGGCCGCTAAAGAGGCAGCAATGGCAGCACAAGACGAATCGGCTCGTGCTAACGAACGCCTAGATAATGTCGCACAATCGTACACAAAATAGTCTTACTATCATTAATCACAGTACTTAAAATAAAAAACCAGCATTTGAACATGCTGGTTTTTTAATTTTGCATCATCCTATCAATAACACCTTCATCACTTATCCTGCGCTATTTCTGATCACTTATTTAGAGCGATGGGTATAACTGCCGTCGTAAACCAAAGTAGGCATACCCGTTTGTATTTGTATCACCGCATTCACTCGAGCACTGGCCTGTTGATAACTATCTAACCAAACCTGCAACTCTAACGGCCAATCAAACGTTTGCTTCATGCCGTTTTTTGCGGTCAATGGTTCATGAGACTCCACAAAAACACTTTGATCCGGTTCCACGGCTATTTTCACCGGCTGATTGACAATTTGCACTCTTGTTCCTCGTTGCACTTGCTTAAACAACCACTCTATGTCTCCCGGCTCCATCCTTATGCAGCCACTACTCACCCTTAAACCAATACCAAATTCTTTATTAGTGCCATGAATTAAATACTGTCCCGCCCCATAACGTAAGCGTAACGCATACTCCCCAAGAGGGTTATCCGGTCCTGCGGGGACTTTTTCTGGCAATTCAATGCCCTGCTCCTCATACGCCATACGTATTGACTGTGGCGGTGTCCATGTCGGGCCTTCTATTCGTGAACTGATTGAGGTAATCATTTGTGGGGTTTCACGCCCAATACGCCCTATCCCCACCGGAAACACATGTACATGTTGCCCATCAGGATCAAAATAATATAAGCGTAATTCAGCTAGGTTTATCACAATGCCGTCACGCTTAGCCGTTGGCAGAATAAAACGGGTAGGAATGGTTAATACTTCGCCATCATCAGGCAAGAAA from Vibrio rarus includes:
- a CDS encoding L,D-transpeptidase family protein: MGVKWVCYIAVLLSLCLAQSAWAATFLLPTDGSQVAGRLQRHQVQKGETFALLAKRYDVGLLSLIAANRGVDPFLPDDGEVLTIPTRFILPTAKRDGIVINLAELRLYYFDPDGQHVHVFPVGIGRIGRETPQMITSISSRIEGPTWTPPQSIRMAYEEQGIELPEKVPAGPDNPLGEYALRLRYGAGQYLIHGTNKEFGIGLRVSSGCIRMEPGDIEWLFKQVQRGTRVQIVNQPVKIAVEPDQSVFVESHEPLTAKNGMKQTFDWPLELQVWLDSYQQASARVNAVIQIQTGMPTLVYDGSYTHRSK
- a CDS encoding Lpp/OprI family alanine-zipper lipoprotein — its product is MNNKFLLAAGVSSVLLLAGCASGPDEETTAKMADTDARVSKLEQDLAALKAEHEKDSADNKATAMAAKEAAMAAQDESARANERLDNVAQSYTK